A window of Candidatus Baltobacteraceae bacterium contains these coding sequences:
- a CDS encoding sulfotransferase, with protein MRPQLDTSSLLQAIAAARERFAVAAPAHLELNRRYDATYWLDQSPEWLPRVAEIDATLSGPAPWYELEIFLASGPTELYRYFPFAAYIYIDGIAQAVLEFDGPDEVRRAVVNVPMGKRFTITAVSELSAPPTEADERELAVILHDISVGKELRQQPQRTAWTEVDANAQRTTPLLEKLPRPIFVVGSYRSGTSVLTWALGQHPNIWALDETRWLQLLGSGALAAYAVATDAPVHYFGVYDVTRSEYMAYLGSAIDRFVTTTSKRRAEEVALKRLSGLDPRYHPHFQLRRSALAPKQRWIDGTPENADCILLLHELFPAARFVCVLRDPRDVIASMLHFHRAGGLAMDVETAGSMWLQKLNNCLLAYQALGPQFVRVVPYETYAEPAATLRDLFAFLDEPDFPRAIDTFGERINTSSLTADERRAAYDEIDRTPDSASAVSELYERFKAAVSTPWEYDDAAHVKLRDIQNEIVHRMVEAVV; from the coding sequence ATGAGACCGCAGCTCGATACGTCCTCACTCCTACAGGCGATAGCGGCGGCGCGGGAACGCTTCGCCGTCGCAGCGCCGGCTCATTTGGAACTCAACCGGCGGTATGACGCGACGTACTGGCTCGATCAGTCGCCCGAGTGGCTACCGCGCGTCGCCGAGATCGACGCGACCCTCTCGGGGCCTGCGCCGTGGTACGAGCTGGAAATCTTTCTAGCGTCCGGTCCGACCGAGCTCTACCGCTATTTTCCGTTCGCCGCGTACATCTACATCGACGGCATTGCGCAAGCCGTGCTCGAGTTCGACGGCCCCGACGAAGTACGCCGAGCCGTCGTCAACGTCCCGATGGGGAAGCGCTTTACCATCACGGCCGTGAGCGAACTGAGCGCTCCGCCCACCGAGGCCGACGAGCGGGAGCTGGCGGTTATCCTGCATGATATTTCCGTCGGCAAAGAGCTTCGGCAACAGCCGCAGCGCACGGCGTGGACGGAAGTCGACGCGAACGCGCAGCGAACGACGCCGCTGCTTGAAAAATTGCCGCGCCCGATCTTCGTCGTGGGCTCCTATCGTTCGGGAACCAGCGTTCTTACCTGGGCGCTTGGGCAGCATCCCAACATCTGGGCGCTCGACGAAACGCGCTGGCTGCAACTGCTCGGCTCCGGGGCTCTAGCCGCGTACGCCGTCGCAACCGACGCACCCGTCCACTACTTTGGCGTTTACGATGTAACGCGAAGCGAGTATATGGCCTATCTCGGATCTGCGATCGACCGCTTCGTCACGACCACGAGCAAGCGCCGCGCCGAAGAGGTTGCGCTGAAACGCCTTTCCGGCCTTGATCCGCGCTATCATCCGCATTTTCAACTTCGCCGGAGCGCCCTCGCGCCAAAGCAGCGCTGGATCGACGGTACCCCGGAAAATGCGGATTGCATCCTCTTGCTGCACGAGCTTTTCCCGGCGGCGCGGTTCGTCTGCGTTCTGCGCGATCCCCGTGACGTGATTGCATCGATGCTGCACTTTCACCGCGCCGGCGGCTTGGCGATGGACGTGGAGACGGCAGGCTCGATGTGGCTGCAAAAGTTAAACAATTGCCTGCTCGCCTATCAGGCTTTGGGCCCGCAGTTCGTGCGCGTCGTTCCGTACGAAACGTACGCCGAGCCCGCCGCCACCCTTCGCGACCTATTTGCGTTCCTGGACGAACCGGACTTTCCGCGTGCGATAGACACCTTCGGGGAGCGGATCAACACCTCGTCGCTCACCGCCGACGAACGCCGAGCCGCATATGACGAAATCGATCGAACACCCGACAGCGCGAGCGCCGTTTCCGAACTCTACGAACGCTTCAAGGCAGCGGTCTCGACGCCATGGGAATACGATGACGCCGCGCATGTCAAGTTGCGCGACATCCAAAACGAGATCGTCCATCGAATGGTCGAGGCCGTCGTCTAG
- a CDS encoding acyl carrier protein, whose amino-acid sequence MSDREESFSGVREAIVRTFALRSGDSIAAGTTSADVPGWDSLSHSLLLMAIEERFGIDLPLDRVYEARNVGDLVDLVEAARSHV is encoded by the coding sequence ATGAGCGATAGGGAGGAGAGCTTTAGCGGGGTACGCGAGGCGATCGTGCGCACGTTTGCGCTTCGCAGCGGTGACTCGATCGCGGCGGGAACGACGAGCGCCGACGTTCCCGGGTGGGATTCGCTCTCACATTCGTTGCTGCTGATGGCAATCGAGGAGCGTTTCGGCATCGATCTTCCGCTCGACCGCGTTTACGAAGCTCGAAATGTTGGTGACCTCGTCGACTTGGTCGAGGCGGCTCGGTCTCACGTCTAA
- a CDS encoding glycosyltransferase → MDQAQIDAALQELSEEQALLNKLRSDYAIVTRSRLFGLRALWSSTKSLFGARYASAAPINRPSSVLGINTHSLLAKAEYARLVGAWHARAAARPLSETPLVSVVIPAHNHIDATVACLQSIADTWFETLAVQIILVDDGSQDETSALVALLQGVDVVSNGSNQGFVRACNRGAAIARGKYICFLNNDTIVRNAWLDELVSVAEADHRIGAVGAKLVYPDGKLQEAGAIIFRDGNGWNYGRSGNPDDPRYNFVREVDYCSGAALLVRAAAFRDLGGFDDQYAPAYYEDADLCFGLRTLGLRVVYQPRSVVVHREGLSSGTDLASGAKRFQEFNRVKFAKKWGDVLQRQAGGDAKHVANAARRRRGRTILIIDSYVPLYDKEAGSDRLFKILKILVDAGYYVFFLPDNYAPLQPYTSELQALGIEVLHHVPEGRPAGEALDETLPMLDFAWICRPELFEKYAPIVRRNNATRIIYDTIDLHFVRKKREAELLNDPDSSAWKEMERIEVGAARSAHITLTVNDQERAALVERGVSNVVIVPTIHNTRSAQQRPFGDRDGILFIGGYNHPPNVDAAQWLCSEIMPLVWARLPGVTLTLLGSNPSQSVRNLATDRVSVPGYLRDVSSYFERSRVFVAPIRFGAGLKGKIGHSLEFGLPVVTTTVGAEGFPLRNEENCYIADTAEAFADAVVRLYTSEATWSSFASASDKLLGEFTAEAVGPRICEMLEAR, encoded by the coding sequence ACTCTCTTCTCGCAAAGGCGGAGTACGCACGACTCGTCGGAGCCTGGCACGCGCGTGCCGCGGCGCGGCCGTTGAGCGAAACGCCCCTCGTCTCCGTCGTGATTCCAGCGCATAACCACATCGATGCGACCGTAGCCTGCTTACAATCCATTGCCGACACGTGGTTTGAAACGCTCGCCGTACAAATCATTCTCGTCGACGACGGATCCCAGGACGAGACCAGCGCGCTCGTCGCGCTGCTGCAAGGCGTCGACGTCGTAAGCAACGGAAGCAACCAGGGGTTCGTGCGCGCGTGTAACCGCGGAGCCGCGATCGCGCGCGGTAAGTACATCTGTTTCTTGAACAACGACACGATCGTTCGCAACGCTTGGCTCGACGAACTCGTCTCGGTAGCCGAGGCCGACCATCGGATCGGCGCGGTCGGCGCCAAGCTCGTGTATCCCGACGGAAAATTGCAGGAAGCCGGTGCGATCATCTTTCGCGACGGCAACGGCTGGAATTACGGGCGCTCGGGAAATCCCGACGATCCCCGGTACAATTTCGTCCGCGAGGTCGATTACTGCTCGGGGGCAGCGTTGCTCGTCCGTGCGGCGGCGTTTCGCGACCTCGGCGGCTTCGACGATCAGTATGCACCGGCATATTACGAAGACGCCGATCTCTGCTTCGGTCTTCGGACCCTGGGATTGCGCGTCGTCTATCAGCCGCGATCCGTGGTCGTTCATCGCGAGGGCCTCTCCTCCGGAACCGATCTCGCGAGCGGGGCAAAACGCTTTCAAGAATTCAACCGCGTCAAGTTCGCAAAGAAATGGGGTGACGTACTCCAGCGCCAGGCAGGCGGTGACGCTAAGCACGTAGCCAATGCCGCGCGACGGCGCCGCGGACGCACGATCCTCATCATTGACTCTTACGTCCCGCTCTACGACAAAGAAGCCGGCTCCGATCGTTTGTTCAAGATATTGAAGATTCTTGTCGATGCCGGCTATTATGTGTTCTTCCTTCCGGACAATTACGCTCCACTTCAGCCCTATACCAGCGAGCTGCAAGCGCTGGGGATCGAAGTGCTGCATCATGTGCCGGAGGGTCGTCCGGCCGGCGAAGCCCTCGACGAGACGCTGCCGATGCTCGATTTTGCTTGGATTTGCCGTCCCGAGCTTTTCGAGAAGTATGCACCGATCGTGCGGCGCAACAACGCCACAAGAATCATATACGATACGATCGATCTCCACTTCGTACGAAAGAAGCGCGAAGCCGAACTGCTGAACGATCCCGATTCGAGTGCCTGGAAAGAGATGGAACGGATCGAAGTCGGCGCCGCGCGCTCGGCGCACATCACGCTCACCGTCAACGACCAGGAGCGTGCGGCGCTCGTGGAACGCGGTGTGTCGAACGTGGTGATCGTTCCGACGATTCACAATACGAGGAGCGCGCAGCAGCGACCGTTTGGCGATCGAGACGGTATCCTTTTCATCGGTGGTTACAACCACCCGCCCAACGTCGACGCTGCGCAATGGCTCTGCAGCGAAATCATGCCGCTCGTCTGGGCGCGTTTGCCGGGCGTAACCCTCACTCTGCTCGGCAGCAATCCGTCGCAATCCGTGAGAAACCTCGCCACCGATCGCGTGAGCGTCCCCGGTTATTTGCGCGACGTATCGTCGTACTTCGAGCGCAGTCGCGTTTTCGTCGCGCCGATCCGGTTCGGTGCCGGCCTCAAGGGAAAGATCGGTCATAGTTTGGAATTCGGCTTGCCGGTGGTTACGACAACGGTGGGGGCCGAGGGCTTCCCGTTACGCAACGAGGAGAATTGCTACATCGCCGATACGGCTGAAGCATTCGCCGACGCCGTAGTCCGGCTCTACACGAGCGAGGCAACGTGGTCGTCATTCGCGAGCGCGTCGGATAAGCTACTGGGCGAATTCACGGCTGAAGCAGTTGGCCCACGAATCTGCGAGATGTTGGAAGCTCGATGA
- a CDS encoding AMP-binding protein has protein sequence MPTDPNIALGSSLAARLRDAAALTPQKPFCTFLSRGKDEAITYGELYDRSCAYARFLSGHGVAPGAVVLIILRHSPHLFYSFFGAVLAGAIPSFMPFPTPKQRGDLYWSDHETLFARIEPALIVTYKENRDTALAALPHLRVPIVVEEETALVTPDSREYPGLHAEYDSVACLQHSSGTTGLKKGVMLTHRAIDLQVGAYAESIGLDSNDRVASWLPLYHDMGFITSFLMVVLRGLHVVALDPFEWVMRPGLLLDSIEKYRATLTWLPNFAFAHLANATKPGARWDLSSMRAFISCSEPCKPRAFERFLSRFRDCGVTEQMLAISYAMAENVFGVTQTKLGGAPRTVRGVLSCGEPLPGVRVAVARGENFAENGTVGEIAVTSPFLFSGYYGLADATRSKLRDGWYATGDLGFVDGGELFVTGRLDDMLIVNGRNYYAHDIEEAVSELPGCIPGRAVAITVEDPATGAEGLVVIAEHEDAAEPAMTAVGIKASLLERFGLAVHAVVVLPAGRLVKTTSGKIGRNKNKELYLAGDFAGAETNV, from the coding sequence ATGCCCACCGATCCCAACATCGCCCTGGGCTCTAGCCTTGCGGCGCGCTTGCGCGACGCTGCGGCGCTGACCCCGCAAAAGCCGTTTTGCACGTTCCTCTCGCGAGGCAAGGACGAGGCGATCACCTACGGCGAGCTCTACGATCGAAGTTGCGCGTACGCGCGGTTCCTTAGCGGGCACGGTGTAGCACCCGGCGCCGTCGTACTCATCATCCTCCGGCACAGCCCTCATCTCTTTTACAGCTTCTTCGGCGCCGTGCTGGCGGGCGCGATCCCGTCATTCATGCCGTTTCCTACGCCAAAACAGCGCGGCGATCTCTATTGGTCCGATCATGAAACGCTTTTCGCCCGGATTGAACCGGCGCTGATCGTAACCTACAAAGAGAATCGCGACACCGCTCTCGCAGCCTTACCGCATCTGCGCGTCCCAATCGTAGTCGAGGAAGAGACAGCCCTCGTAACGCCGGATTCTCGGGAGTACCCCGGCCTCCACGCAGAGTATGATAGCGTCGCTTGTCTTCAACATAGCTCGGGCACCACAGGACTCAAGAAGGGCGTGATGCTCACGCACCGCGCGATCGACCTCCAAGTCGGCGCCTACGCGGAATCGATCGGCCTCGATTCGAACGACCGCGTCGCCTCATGGCTTCCGCTCTATCACGACATGGGGTTCATCACGAGCTTTCTGATGGTCGTTCTGCGCGGCTTGCACGTGGTCGCCCTGGACCCATTCGAATGGGTGATGCGGCCGGGTTTGCTGCTCGATTCCATTGAAAAATATCGTGCAACGTTGACCTGGCTTCCCAACTTCGCCTTCGCGCATCTCGCAAATGCGACCAAGCCGGGCGCGCGTTGGGATCTTTCCTCGATGCGCGCATTCATCAGTTGCTCGGAGCCCTGCAAACCGCGGGCTTTCGAGCGGTTCCTTTCCCGCTTTCGTGATTGCGGGGTTACCGAGCAGATGCTGGCCATAAGCTACGCGATGGCCGAAAATGTATTCGGCGTGACGCAAACGAAGCTCGGCGGCGCACCGCGCACCGTTCGAGGTGTACTCTCTTGCGGTGAGCCGCTCCCCGGAGTCCGGGTTGCTGTCGCTCGCGGCGAGAACTTCGCCGAAAATGGGACGGTCGGCGAGATTGCGGTCACGAGCCCTTTTCTTTTCAGCGGCTATTACGGGCTGGCCGATGCAACCAGATCGAAACTTCGCGACGGATGGTACGCAACGGGAGACCTCGGATTCGTCGACGGAGGCGAGCTCTTTGTAACGGGCCGGCTCGATGACATGCTCATCGTGAACGGCCGCAACTATTATGCGCACGACATCGAGGAGGCCGTCAGCGAGCTGCCCGGCTGCATCCCGGGTCGCGCGGTCGCGATCACCGTCGAGGATCCCGCTACCGGCGCCGAGGGACTGGTCGTGATTGCCGAGCATGAAGACGCCGCCGAACCGGCAATGACCGCAGTCGGAATCAAGGCTTCCCTGCTCGAGCGGTTTGGTCTCGCGGTTCACGCCGTTGTGGTGCTTCCCGCGGGCCGGTTGGTCAAGACGACCAGTGGAAAGATCGGTCGCAACAAAAACAAGGAGCTCTATCTTGCCGGGGACTTTGCCGGAGCCGAGACTAACGTATGA